AACGGATCCGCACAAGAAGAGCGCAAAGTGCGGAAGGCTTggtcacttaagggggtcatcccgtgtgaaggccgttttttttgcttttttttttgaaaaattggcctggataaagatagaaacgtgattttttcactatatgtttattgatgtctctagtatatgtgatttttcagcttgatatcgtagctagttttcggaatacgtgtcaatttatgcacccatctccaaaaaaggtgtttttttgctgccacgctggagggcgctgtcttcatctgagggaaaaaactaaacgacattttagtgtggacaatattccacggtccgcaaactaggataataagaaaatattgaaaggtaaatttttggtgggcttttaaactcaattttttggatttcttgtgtttttttacggctttttttatgaataaaacaacgacccatccgattgcaattatcctagtttgcggaccgtagaaatatgtattaaaaaaGTTGTgtgaatttcaaagaatttggttggataggttttgagctatggtggcagccgattttcagtttcgagaaaaacgcatttgaaaatttaaatgtgattatcaacagtaaaattttaactcactattaatctgctatacctggtccatagagagcaccttccgtttcttcaaaaaagtcttgtaaggtcgattgttgctctctggtttcaatatgtgaccaacttgacatcccattgtcactaggattttgagaatgccattgaatccttcattgaaaataattacagccagaaatgtggctgtttctacgaccttggccccagaatgaaggtgtttaggagcgaaagtccggATCAATGCATTTCACGACTCATTCttattccgggtctctgctcctaaacatctgttcaacagatcatctcgtgacaaatcttcgtagattggtttgatgactgtttgaacttcttcagtcaaaggtgccttctcgttgtggaaactatccagttttcctttagcttccgttttgctcatttgcaccaactgtcctcgcctgctggagaattttgatgctgaggattttcgtctgtagaacatttatggaagaaagttgcccaaatttcttgcttcattccttctatcgaatttgcgtgtcgacgaatagctagcccaaaaaatgtagtgaggtcgttaataaccttatcagtaagttttccagccccttttccaccaatgcctttgtgattcttctttgcatacctaagccgcgttcccattcttttctcgatatgtcctacgcattcctttttactgctatgtatattttattatttgcagaaatttgcagaaaaaccggagaaaactccagcaaaatccagtatacaatatacaaaacttgtcacaattggaacatccattttcatgcttgctaaaagtttctttgctgatgttgatgcgaagtcctttttcttctctgagaagtatcgattcccatgaaatactcggttTTTAGTgagagcatgacgttgaacgttaaagcgatctcccttcgtacgattcatttaaaaaaaatcactgaacacacaaacagcacaatagttTGTAGTAGTAGCtggaaagcctttcagtgctcactctagactggattatcctttttagtcCAAACAGCAagtaagtttagacaattgattggttttcaatctttttatatttatatctgtgttcgaatttataaggctcaggtaaaaaactaacaggtaaaaaattcgatgctctttctcatcgagtactctagccgcggctgcaaactccttaactgtttaacactataatttctgaacaactcggaatatcggaaaatccctttgcccacatattctccactatatatagatacaattcatgcataaatcgatttctccaaaccgacacacgggatgacccccttaaagcgcAATCCTCCCCGAGAAGCTATGCTTTGTGGCGGTTCCGTGGGGAAGGAAAAAGTATAAAGAGGAGAGGAGTGGTTTTAATCGcatacactgctgcaaccttcAATAGGAATGTCTTTTTAAGATGTAAACTTCCAGCCataaaaagcaagtttttcGGTCTCGAAATGTATGCGTATATgcaataataaaagtaattacAGTAGGAGAACTACTGCCTTTTTTGTTAACATAGCTCGTGTTGTAGCTCTGATAACGTAGGCAATAGTACATACCTTAATTTTGCTGGGCGCTGGTCCTTATTCTACATCTGAtcaaccaaaattaaaaaaggtTTTTGCTACTCAATTACTCCCTCATTAATGTCTTCACTGCGGATTCTTCCCAAGAAGGTTTTTTTTACCATTTGCAACTACGTATTAACATTTGCATCACTTTGTTGTTTACCATAATTCACTCCCGAAACTTCTTTTGAAACTAAAagctgatttactcggaaataaaAATGCACAATGACACTGACGAATCAATCTTAACGTCATCGCATTGACTATCAATATCCTCAGCAAAACTCATTTTTCGTCAAGGAATGCTTGCAGTTGACGGTTGAGATCTAAATTTCAATTAGGCGTAATTCCTTCAACCGAGCTCTTCCGGAAACATCGGATTAGAAACTGCATCATTAACGCCTAATCACTGGGGAAATGGTTCGAATTTATGATAAAACTCAACCGGGTGTACTCATAGAACGTCTAGCCCAGACTTACTGAACCgatttattaattttcaaacGTCAACGTTTAGCGGGAAACTCCCAAGGAACGCGTTTCACACGGTGTCGAAATTAGAGTGGAGCATTTTTGAAAACTAATTTGGGTCGCAAGAGCGGAAAAAGTGCGGATAATGGAGACGAGTGGTACAGCGAATGGTAGGGACCATCAAGAGAATGGTGATGCAGACCGAACCCACGATGAACATCAATATTTGGAGTTGATCTCAAGAATAATTGCTAAAGGTGAGGAGTTTCGTTCTTTGTTCTTGGCTAAACGCTGTCGCTCTTATGAAAAGTAATTTCAGAGTTTGCAGGCATAGACCGTAAAGGAAGAGACTTCTATAATCCCTATTTCTCACACAGTATTGAACCTGATAAATCTGATCTTTAACCTCTTCTTCGAACCTTACTGATTTCCCAATATGTATTCATGTTTTGCTTGCCGATAGGGATATCTTGCGTTTCGGCGCATGATCTCACCTTTCTTCTTAAAATGGTTTTCTTGTACGTGCCTTTAGTCCTGCATCCTATTTAGTTTCAATTGTCTCATTTTATACTTGCATTAAAACGCGTTCTTTATTTGGGGTGTGAACTATTCAAATTATATCATTACAGGGGTAAAAAGATCGGACCGCACCGGAGTTGGCACTCTATCCATTTTCGGTGGCCAAATGCGCTTCGATCTTCGGGACAACACATTTCCTTTGCTGACCACGAAGCGAGTCTTCTGGCGAGGCTTGGCTGAGGAGCTCATTTGGTTCATACACGGTGACACAAATGCGAAAATACTGCAGGATAAAAACATACACATTTGGGACGGTAACAGCACGCGAGAATTTTTGGACAAATGTGGTTTTACTGATCGTGAGGAAGGAGATCTAGGCCCTGTTTATGGGTTTCAATGGCGTCATATTGGTGCGGAGTATAAAACCTGCAAAGACGACTACACGGGCCAGGGAATTGATCAACTGAATGAGGTGATTACTAGAATCAAGACGAACCCAAATGACCGGCGTATTATCATGACCGCCTGGAATCCGATAGACATCCCTAAAATGGCACTTCCACCCTGTCATTGTCTCGTCCAGTTCTACGTTGCGAATGGGGAGCTTTCATGTCAGATGTATCAAAGGTCGGCAGATATGGGGCTGGGAGTGCCTTTCAATATCGCGAGTTATGCATTGCTGACTTACATGATTGCCCATGTTACCGGATTGAAACCTGGCGACTTTGTTCACACACTTGGCGACGCTCATGTTTATTTAAATCACGTTGAGCCGTTAAAAGAGCAGTTGCAAAGGGAACCACGCCCATTTCCAAAATTGTACATTAAGAGAAAGGTAGAGCGAATCGAAGATTTTGTATTTGAGGATTTCGAAGTAAAGGACTACAATCCTCATCCTAAAATCAACATGGAAATGGCGGTGTGAACGCCTGCAACTTCCATTCATTGTGAATAATATTTTTGACGAATTTATATATGTTTAATCAGTATTTTGTTTATATACAATAAAAGCCACTTTCATTTATATTTGACCATATCATTCCCAAGCGGTTCAAAAGAATTTAAAACAAAAGGAATCAAAAATGATTATTTTGCTTTAACTTTTGTCCTGTTCAAAAgctgggtcggctcgtgataGGTTGCGCCACTTTGTTCTGTCAAAGGTCTAATTTGAATGCAGTCGCCAGGCTTTCGATTCTCAaaccagcatatcaagccaacgttgtttcggccggcctttgttGGTCatgaggcgccgttcattgtcttctacagtggtccaacactcagaaccataaagtgcGACAGGGCGGATAACACTgctataaattttagatttgataagtcgatcacaaagaacactagttgcgaAACGCCCACTTAATCCAGGAtgcgctaaagcgtgaagcGATTTTATAaggtagttttccattggctgatagcagtgacccgagatatttaactcGTTCAGTCCTGGGCtgatctgacagtgatagtgccgaTTTCATGGggacggtcgtcaaaaattcagttcagattcaatctgaggccgtgttgcatgagacgatcttTCCATTTTTGTAGAAGTTGCTCGAGGCCATTTTTGTTAtaagacgccaggaaaacatctgcataaagtagtgtaggGTACTGTAtgttgaatgtcccgtgtgacagtgtctataGTAATAACAAAGAgatggcgcttccttgatgaacatcgccagagacacgaagcggttttgaaacACCCGCCTCATTttgaacttcacttttcggatttaacccagcgcacacGTTCCTCTGGCAATATTTGTTCTCATAGAgcataacagattaattcatgtggcacactgtcaaacgtcttctccagatccagaaatgcaatgtaaagagggcgatgtttcccacggtgtttctccatgagtaaccacgcagcgtttTTTGAgttagtagtttcgcagttcttaacaaaccccatttgattcactgttatttgaacgatgtcgcgaatacggtaGTCAACAGTGcggtcaaaaatcttcatggtatgggagagCAACCAGAtcaaacggtaatttgaacattctgctggactacctttctttttccatattggaactgttgtgctttcttgccagtcagatggtgttctacctttctcAATAAGCCGATTAAGGAATTCACTGAGTGCCTTGCttgtctttgcttcccggttggcataaTTGTAAAttcgccaattggccagcgttttatcgtccaaaaacttgtggtagaggcttcacggacctttatttgaAATTCGTCATTCCATCCTGGTTGATGagccgcttacccggcttggtgaccccgagagttacacaggccgctttgtgaatcatgtctttaacttgattccacgattcttccacattcgcaatggttggtaatcggcTGAGATAATTTCTCCTTTTCACGAAAACGCCACtgtttaatgcgcggcgggccattGCGTTCCTCTCACTATTTTATCGGTGATTTGATTCGTAAGActgcaatcaacggtcgatattGGGATACGATGGCCTCATAGAGAAcgactttgcagtcagtgaccgTGGGAAGATGTTGATttccgttttactgttcccactatataTGTAGAAAGATGAAaccatcgtttgatgaaccatgtattcataattacaaggtcatgggtgtccacaaaatcgattatactttCCTCCCATGGTGTCTGTTGCCTTTTCccctacatgaccattaaggtcgtctgcaatgATGACACAGTTATCAGCGGGCACGTTACAggtttttgcatcgagaagttgccagaaggcacccTTCTCAGCATCagttcgacctgtctgtggtgcatatgcgatgaagaactgaatagtgcgatgagctgatataatgatgggCATCATCAGCTGGTCATCAAACCGTTCAacctttttaatggcatcacggaaacccttaaAGATGGCGATGCCAGCACCGTATTgattgtatcatcatcaacggcgcaacaaccggtattcggtctaggtctgccttaataaggaactccagacaccccggttttgggccgaggtccaccaattcggtatccctaaaagctgtctggcgtcctgacctacgccatcgctccatctcaggcagggtctgcctctttttgtttttctacaatagatattgctcttatagactttccgggctggatcatcctcatccttgcGGATGCCGGATTtgatctaatactagcactaattgGCAATagtaggttagtgggagaatctgtcaaaaactccccgcaacatcgagcacgtatgcagaacggtgtagttctgcatggtttgaaccagactctgTGAGAGTCGCAGGACATCAAGTGAAGccctgagggatttaggtacaatacctgtagctgataatattataggaactacaaccactttctcgagacgcccAATTTCTGTGATTTCTTGAgctaatggctcatagttcaccttcttctgcacgtatttcctttcaatgttgctattgtgggggatagcaacatcaataatatacggagcgacccgtcttgttaaCTAAAAGcacatcaggcttgttgtgtggtatgtggcgatcagttagaatttgCCGGTCCTAATATATGCCACAAGCAAAACTTCAGCTTCTCAAACGCCGAACACACTTTGccctggtcgttctccacccgctctttcatgatgagttttttataagctcgggtggcgaccacgccgtcctgaatggcacatatgAATCCcccgtctcagcaaaaagcCCCCCAccacacaaccatctgttcaacaaatgcaaatcgacaaatggctgccaaagacaattcaagtgtttaccgtgcatAGCCTTCGGCTTCCATTCACCCATCTGCTCTTGGTCCGATTTCACCTCACTCAGATAATTGAAAGATCTATTCTCAAcaagccgcatgcaagggactcccctgctctttgctataaaaatcAGCGAGCAGTGAGTTGACTTGGCGATAATGTTGTGCcgccgtatatggataggcactaaggtattagcaccctcagataaacgcactgataaggtggtatgccatccttccattactgttgccaaaaactttattagtttgggagcaatgcgatacagacgtaggacatcgattagccaggtttgCGGGACGctttcgaaagccttggcataatcgatatagcaactgaagaggttctTTGATCTCAAATTGCTTGTTCTATAACTAGCGTGTCGATAATGggttgttctttgcaaccccttgatctgattcggcaacccttctgctctttggacagaatgttgtttgtctcgaggtacgcattaactcttccactaataatggacgttatgaatttgtagaaggttggtaagcaagaaatcggtcttgtatctgaGGGGTCATGCGCCGTGGCCTTTTTAGGGTTAAGGTAGATAATTTCCAcaatgaggaagggtggaaattcctccggtcgactAATGATCttatttatgctatgtgccaactgTGTATAccagtaaatttcttataccagaaattctgcacccgattcagaccagggcccctccagttcttcgagctgtttatgactcgtcgaacttcctcttcggtaacaatTTAAAATGAATGCCAGGCGTAGTGGCATAGTGGGTGCCTTCCGCGGCgattcactcagcatgctgggactGTAACCCTCAAagcccaccccaatattctctcTGACGgaagtcaccgaaaactgtactgtctagacgctctgttggaatttgttaagagatctgaaaaaacttcgCTGGttcgtacgttgcattctgaacacgtctgaaatgactttccacataccgtcgtaaccgactgtatacgacagaaagtttctgctttatttTGTCCAGACTTTCAACTACggatgtttcactggggatggcatagttcctgtaaaccctctgcactttatttctcacccatctgcttgcattgccagtgctgatttgaatcagtctagcaatgtcctctCTTACTGAGGCCCGCCgaagttccagacgaattttccatagtggatCTTTTCGGTCACTTAAGCGAAagcagtgacatatcagcacacagtcgaaatGCAAtcccatcattgatttgagatggtattcttggagttgctgggtatgcatagagcctgcgaatacttggtctatgcgaaggatccatttccgagaactctatacacgttctttgaACCCCAACGAAGAcgtcagctggacggtggagaagagaaCTTCGCCGAGTACTGAAACCGTTGAGATAACATTATCAGAACGGATTAAAGGGAGCATTTTGTCTAAGAGTATTctttcgaataacaacattacaggttttttttaaaaaaaatttaagcccaaaaataaaaaagttacatAAAATTATTTCGATTAAGGTCGTAACTACACTTCTAAAACCGCGGGACGTATAGTCACTCCAATTTTATATGAAatcaaaaagcttttaattcTACATAATTaacttatttaaataataaaatcaaaaattttacatatattgaaatttttttttcaattttcaccactttttttacaaataatgcaaaaaaaaacacctttaaaaatatgatatcatcCTAAATATCGGTTCATATTCTTAGGAATTTTATAATGAATTATATCTCTAAATTTCGTAAAGATCGGTTCAAAACTTTTTCAGTTTGAATTCCCAAAGTATGAAAAATATCACTTTGAGAACGCCTTTCGATTATAAAGACATTTTTCACTCttacagttacaacaaatatAAATGCACCCATAGAAAGTACTGAATCAATTAATTATAAATATG
The DNA window shown above is from Hermetia illucens chromosome 5, iHerIll2.2.curated.20191125, whole genome shotgun sequence and carries:
- the LOC119656745 gene encoding thymidylate synthase is translated as METSGTANGRDHQENGDADRTHDEHQYLELISRIIAKGVKRSDRTGVGTLSIFGGQMRFDLRDNTFPLLTTKRVFWRGLAEELIWFIHGDTNAKILQDKNIHIWDGNSTREFLDKCGFTDREEGDLGPVYGFQWRHIGAEYKTCKDDYTGQGIDQLNEVITRIKTNPNDRRIIMTAWNPIDIPKMALPPCHCLVQFYVANGELSCQMYQRSADMGLGVPFNIASYALLTYMIAHVTGLKPGDFVHTLGDAHVYLNHVEPLKEQLQREPRPFPKLYIKRKVERIEDFVFEDFEVKDYNPHPKINMEMAV